In a single window of the Acyrthosiphon pisum isolate AL4f chromosome X, pea_aphid_22Mar2018_4r6ur, whole genome shotgun sequence genome:
- the LOC100168311 gene encoding protein lines — MEEQETMNKTLPLAKKQKINDSEYRLVDLNVDTISLNLTKHCLCQLPETCMLKEVFRVSNVSSWSKERLLNFLSSARLTCDIALKQQSEGTICTSVERLSNYLISNKTGIVNEVVSLLTRTDPYISYAASNALAEIFVCSQNKIDNVWVEELTDLFLRRSPETLCPVISVFKRVLCWRDAQMNDNEKNIKMPENCVSRKVIFEDDEIEMDDEFGISLVKTKVIEVLQTQWQLIVLKFIRYMSSFDHCTDLNTEQFPHKMGHLAIIEFIKLWTSMVSIKTNLNVMNIKYFYADLGQMLILLRRPKVQPVVWKNIINLFNESLCYTTTLAVQGTMQEEPCMLARELVKVVKTKNMLNNMPFRKGPGEFGGGEEDEGDKKLLQDTVLLILKAVATIIKETKNDSSSSDSSSDESEDSEEIDAEMAIIESSVNEVLRKLDACVKKCMSYLPETQIAQWIVQLFSDRNDVLIESMICTIDISLVLCYRRNSLPMLRQVLNPTASLVEFLQTLSYNNDLNELILDLLLGSDTSFLLYIMRILKFICNRWSEFCLCCDTKLQSTMATLMDLQTSLDQLIKNNLTPYNLNPVLRLLVKCNNLYSGIAVINI; from the coding sequence ATGGAAGAACAGGAAACTATGAACAAAACATTGCCACTTGCTAAGAAGCAGAAAATTAATGACAGTGAATATCGTTTGGTAGATTTAAACGTAGATACAATTAGTTTAAACTTGACAAAGCATTGTCTGTGTCAATTGCCTGAAACATGTATGCTAAAAGAAGTTTTTAGGGTCTCAAATGTTAGTAGTTGGAGTAAAGAACGACTTTTAAATTTCTTGAGTTCAGCTCGGTTGACCTGTGACATTGCCCTCAAACAACAATCAGAGGGCACTATATGTACTAGCGTTGAGCGGTTAAGTAATTacttaatttctaataaaactGGTATAGTAAACGAAGTTGTATCTTTACTTACACGAACAGATCCTTACATATCATACGCAGCTAGTAATGCTTTAGCAGAAATATTTGTGTGTTCGcaaaataaaatagacaatGTATGGGTGGAAGAGTTAACAGATTTATTTCTTCGTCGATCTCCTGAAACTTTATGTCCTGTTATCTCAGTTTTTAAACGTGTATTGTGTTGGAGAGATGCACAAATGaatgataatgaaaaaaatatcaagatgCCCGAAAATTGTGTTAGCAGAAAAGTTATTTTTGAAGATGATGAAATTGAGATGGACGACGAATTTGGAATAAGCTTAGTTAAAACTAAAGTCATCGAAGTTTTACAAACCCAATGGCAATTGattgtattgaaatttattaggtacatgtCATCATTTGACCACTGTACAGATCTTAATACTGAACAATTCCCTCATAAAATGGGTCACCTTGCcattatagaatttataaagTTATGGACCTCTATGGTTTCTATTAAAACTAATCTGAACGTTATgaacattaaatatttctatgcaGATTTGGGACAAATGCTTATTCTTTTGAGGCGGCCAAAAGTCCAACCAGTAGTTTGGAAGAATATTATTAACCTTTTCAATGAAAGTTTGTGTTACACCACAACATTGGCTGTACAAGGTACTATGCAAGAAGAACCCTGTATGTTAGCTAGAGAATTAGTCAAGGTTGtgaaaaccaaaaatatgttgAATAACATGCCATTCCGAAAAGGTCCCGGAGAATTTGGAGGAGGAGAAGAGGATGAAGGcgataaaaaattgttacaagacacagttttattaattttaaaagcagTAGCTACAATCATCaaagaaacaaaaaatgattcttCATCCAGTGATTCTTCATCTGATGAATCGGAAGACTCAGAAGAAATAGATGCTGAGATGGCAATAATTGAAAGTAGTGTCAATGAAGTTTTACGGAAGCTTGACGCATGTGTTAAAAAGTGTATGTCTTATTTACCAGAAACTCAAATTGCTCAGTGGATTGTACAGTTATTTTCTGATCGCAACGACGTACTCATTGAGAGTATGATTTGTACTATTGATATTTCACTGGTATTGTGTTATCGTCGTAACTCTTTACCGATGTTGCGTCAAGTGCTAAATCCCACTGCTAGTTTAGTTGAATTTCTACAAactttatcttataataatgatttaaatgaatTGATATTAGATTTATTGTTGGGTAGTGACACTAGTTTTCTGTTGTACATAATGCGAATATTGAAATTCATATGCAATAGGTGGTCAGAGTTTTGTCTTTGTTGTGATACAAAATTGCAAAGCACAATGGCTACATTAATGGACTTACAAACAAGTCTTGACcaactcattaaaaataatttaactcctTACAATCTTAATCCAGTATTAAGGTTATtagttaaatgtaataacttgTATTCAGGTATAGCtgtaataaacatttga